The DNA window tttcattgacaatgaaataattttgttcaTACACTATACACTATGGTATGAAAAAATTCTGGCAAAAACAAGCAAATATgttatactagtatttaacaTTAAGAATACCGGTGATCATGCAACTAATGTTTGTTCATACCTGGTAATACCCATCCTTCATTTATCGAAAAATTAATGTACTTACTTCTGATAAAATGTCTCTTTGTTgtcacaaattattttttgcttaAAGCCTGTCTCTTGGCACTCTGGCTGCAGCTTTCTCTATTGAAGCAAACAAAATGGTTactaattcattaaataaatacactgtacatcAGAGTGTGATATCAAATTTCAAACTGCCTCTGTACAtacttaaattttttacatttttctccCCATAGAAATTTCTGATTGCACTCAATTTCTAAACAACTTAAAGTATCTAACAATTTCTATACAGTTTTGCTTTTTACATTCTTCACTGTTTGGGATATGCATATATATTACGTTAATTAAAGTGTACACTTTTAGATACTTAGTGTTTTCAAGAGCAGGGGATTTTTCTATTTACCAGTTCATCTTTACTGCATCGTTCACAGTCTGATACAGCTTTGGCTTTCTTTGTAGGACAAGATTTGTTCAATGGCACTGGAATAAAACAAGACAATATTGACACTAGTGCATCAAATTTTAGTAAAGTAAACAAATTAAGaacaaatttatcataaaaacttGAATATTAGAAGTATATTGGTACTTATAGGAAAATGGATAAAGAAACCTAGCTTTtaaatttagaacattttaatTGAATCCTCAGATAGAATTTTATTAAATCTAAACATTAATTCTCTGTGTATTACTGCAAGTCAATTTTTTCCATGTGCAAGAACAATTTGCATCAATATTGTTGTTTTATATCATAACCGGTACTTTTCAGAATCATTCTTAATATGTTTTATATCATCATGGTTTACCTCAAAACTTCAGTTGTCATGAATAGAAGTTGTTTTGCATTATCTAAATACATCAATCATTATGCTATtctttttcatcaataaaatagGGACAATCCATGACATACAAAGCTGATAAAATACGggtatcttttttaataaattctatAACTTTGGTTAGATTCTTAACAATGATAATCAACAACATAAAAGTCCTTTATCTATGCAACCTATTGATAAGAACTTACCAAGATTTGATGGAAATTTGACTGCCTGTATCTTGTGATGTGATGGCCAGGCACTCTCTACGACAAGTGTCACTAGGGATATGCTATAAAAGGTCAAATATAATGCTgtagaatttaaaaatgaattgtttgaatatGTTAAACGTAGGTATAAAcacctaaataaaaaaaaaaaattaggggcagaaattttgtaataattctgtaataatttgttataacaaataaatactTCAGTTAATATTTTCAACATGTAACATAAAAGACATGTATCtagaaacaacaaaatattaattggattttttttgtgatggtgaataaatttttataacCCTGCAGaggtatttatgaataatgaaaataatctTTCCAAAATAGATGCATGAATATCTTAGGATAGGGTATACTTcagtacatttgtatttaataCCCAGCTGTAACCTGTAATGTACATTGGTTTATAAATCTATATGATCTATCAAAGTTTTGTTATATCTTTCTAACCTAACAACTGGCTTGAGTGTTGCTTGAAATACTGAGTAAAGCCAACAACACAATGACAAACTTTATGGACAAATTATGGTTCAATTGCGTCTATAAATTTATCTGTAAATCACTTACATGCAAAAATGgatcattttattcatttatggCACTAAAGATAAGAAactttgtaaattgtataaGACGTCATATTGCATGTAGATGCCGACTTTGCTCAGCAAATTCCATAAAATTTAGAATGCTTGGACAGAAACAACTGGTTGAAGAAAAATTACATGATACATGTCTTTATTTTGAGACAATATTTTgaagaacaaaattgaatttgaaattttcagattcTCTTGAAGTAATATCAGTGTGAGATTCAATATGGCAAAAAGTATGAACCAAAACTATCAAGTTCATATATATGATAATAAAACATCAAACCATTTCTTATAtattcctttatgttttttctgTACAGAATAAGTTAGCAAATATCAATTCAGTAACATGAAATTCATATGTGCAGTGTATTGAAGAAGAGAGAAGTTCTCATCTCAAGCTGTATTACAGTAAACTCTTATGATTTTATTGGAGGTTTCAATGAATGtttgcaaaatttcatatcaaacaagcattctgagagtattgcataagcaatacacgtcccctaccggtttgtagaaatttgtgaaaacaatgcactgttatgcagaatatcattcttaccgtcttctgtaccccgaatcaacagaccaaccgaTAACGAACCCCattgtaattatacaaaaaaccctgtcgattaaataaataacacaatgcttgaaactattttatagaacaataaaaggaatggtccaggtaatgcacaatattattacatgtactgactacatactttctttgtttattcaatacacaccgaacccgaacATTGAAAAAGTAGAAAAGTAGACTTTGTGTAGCGATCTAataggagcggatcaaagatctaattttaattagattgaggGTGACGTCAACGTGCCAGGGGAAAAAAGTATTGACCTAGTTTCCAAAAAATATGGAATACTAGCATTTTACCTCCATGTGCTGATCAGgaagtattatacatgtaggtttgcCAAGTCACATGCAGGTGACACCTTTGGAAATTAACCCCAGAATATATgttaatcataaaattttattttaacaccTAAGTTGAGTAAACTTTTCTTCTTAGTGATTTTGCAATTTTAGCTGATTGATTTTTCAAACTTAAGTAATTTTCtaaacagtaaaacttgtttagtacTAACATGGATATAGCGAAATATTAAATATAGCGAAGTTTTGTGTGACCCCTGGCAGACAGAGGTATACTCTGCcccaagatatcctggatttacattttgcttaattgcatgatttttataaatacctcagggttcaaacaatgtttattcaaaaataatcCTGTATGAAAATTTCTCAGTTgcaacgcccctgttagcttatcaggtttcaatacaatgctaaaattGTGATGTCTACgaggattttgtattgcagcaagcccggatgataacgttgtaaaattgtgcgatgtattccgagtgaaTTCccaatggagaaaagatgtaaacattccagattataaatctccgtatgGAATCTTTTTTCGTTCCTATGAATTTTTCCTAGTGAAAGATGATAacgtgtcaatgaaattatccctttcaactattataattgcacttctttcacatgtgtattttaattaaaaatcgtccaaatgtgctgcataaatatcttgggacagccTTTAGCTAAATAAACCTACATGTACTTCAGGTAGGTAAATAAAGCTATGTAGGTAAATAAAGCTACATAGCTAAATTTAGTAATTGTGCTGAACTtggtgaaaagtttacaacgacaacgacaaacAACGAAAAAGtcttgatcagaaaagctcacttgatcctttggctcaggtgagctaaaaaaaaagggggggaggggggattaAAGACCCCGGGAGTCTATACTTGGGGCTTGGGGTGGAAAGGGGTTAGGCAATTCGGTACTGTCCTTTTGGGATGCAAGATGTTTAGGGACTAAGACTTTTCGTGACCTAATGTTAAAGACGTTTCGAGACCCGGACGTTTCGGGTCCTGGATCTTTTGGGACttagaataagattttttgGGACTTGATGAAAGGCTATGATGAAAGATGTAACTTAGCTGCATAATTTATCCATGAAGCCgtattattatcaatttaaaaaaaatgaatagtaACATGGCATATATCCTTTGCATGCGGGTCCGGTAAAAGCTAGATGAGATATCGATCCTTATCAGATTGTCTGAGTAATCTGTAAAGTGTggttgattttaatgaaaacattaatttaatgattaaacaTGTAACATGCAAATGAAAACCAGgaaaaactttttgttttttgctaacTTGCGTTGAGTCATATAACTGAGTGAAACTATTTTTTCCCAAAATAGcattttatatttcttattaCTCATTCATTATTGTTCAAATTAGTTATACTAGTTGTCATGGTTATAACAAAGGTCATCGTCGAAAATTCGCTTACGCTAACTGACCTTTAGGCctgcatacatgtaaatgcacaataagaataaattttctttttaaatcatgGCTTTTAATTGTCTTGCTGCATTATTTGTATTCtctttatcaaaaaattaaaatgaacatGCAAGGTTGAAATAAACGTGTTTTATCAATAACTATCATGATTAAGTACTTTAAACACGTATGCACGGTTCAATTAaccatttcctttttttttttttaaagttttatatctaaaatttatttacacacaaaaaaaacattacattgAACAtggatttaaatgaatttagcATTAATTTTATACAAATCCCAAAAAATCTTATTCTATGTCCCAAAAGATCCAGGACCCGAAAAGTCTTAGTCCCTAAACATCTTGCCAGGTCATTAAATGTCCGGGTCTCGAAACATCTTGGTCACGAAACGTCTAGACCTTTGAGTGAAGTGAAGCATCTGACTGCTTATGAATATTAATTCAGCTATatgtcatttaaaatatattctgtTCAGTATGtctcaataaaataaaactctTACCCAAATAACAAGGCAACGGCCAAAGCCATTTTCTTTTTAGTACAAAAATCGAACATCATTTCTCTTCATTTGACGGccattttctaaaataatcagTGTCATTGTAATGCTTGTGCGTAAAATAATGAAATCGGGAAGAATTGGAAAGTATCAATTAATTGGAAGATTAATAAATTTGCATGTCTAAAAAGTGTGATTTCgtgaaaagaaataatattgatataacGTAATAAATATTATCACTGTGTTTCATAAAAGAAGCGATCGTTTCATAACAGCCAGTTATTCAGATTTTCATAATTTGAGGTGTACATGAAAGTCACCTCAAACGCTGAGCTGATCTTGACTCCTTGCTTAGCGTAGAAGGTCACAAACGAACAAAATGATCCGTTCGGCATGTAAAAGAATTGGACTTTCTGCTCTAAACGCAGTCAGCAAGCAAATAAAATCAGGATGTCCTAGCGGTATGATGACAATTGATAGAATTTTACTgttctatattttattttgtttcgaATTTCACACAGCAATGAGTTCAGTAGAGATCACGTAGATATTTTGAGATATTGCTGTTAATAATTTGTCTCACATACTTTTTCATATGTTAACATACTTGAAAGGTTTTTGTCAAgtatatacctgtatataactGTAGACTGGTCAGTTGGTACCAACTTGAAAAGTTCCTGGTGGGGGTTGGGGTGAttgtatatgtacatacatgtatgtatgtggGGTGGGGGAAATAGAAGTTGCTGTTAGGCCTTGCTAAGATAATCTTGTTGTGTAGCCAGTTACATTTCCCATATGACATTTGtcgtttgttattttttaactttgatttgtcagatatgtatatttgtaaacatggtaaatgaGTAAGAAAAccacagtaccgatcagacccaacctaacagaaagtgaACCCCAACTAAACTCTGGGTTtgctttctgggtttactctgggtttactagagtggacctagagtaaacccagagtggacacagagagtaaaccccgatcagaagtgtACCCCtaaagcagacgctacatgtgtatttggaatatacaaggAGCAGGAATTACAAGCAGTAAGATGGTACGATAAAAGActggtctgcttcacacttcagtgcatacagttTACCACAAAAGCAAGTCTGGAGTAAACCCAATGTAAACCttgagtggacccaaattttcaaagagtaaacccaaagtaaacccagggtttagttggggtttactctggtgttaggtttagagtgacccccccccccccccccccccccccccacacacacacacacactttgtcAAATACACAACCATTTGAAAAAGACAATTTTAGGTCAAAGCTTACAGGTATACTTTGTAATCATTTCTTGTGTacagtgtacatacatgtagatggCATAATGTGCCTCTACAATAACTTACATACCAATAGTTAATAAAACTGACATCTGTGTTTCgtttaaacaatgttttatttagAATCAGTGTAATATATTGAATGTGAGGAGGCAGCAGACACATTCTATTTTAGTCCTTTCCCAAGACCAAGGTCAAAATGAACAAATTGAGAAATATTGTAATTTCATTTGTGTTTCATTCAGCTGCTGCAGCAGGTTTGAGACCATACAGTGAGACCGGCCCCAGACCCCATACATCCTTGTACCCAGTGGTCAGTGAGGGAACCTGGCTGGAGAAAAACAACTATGCCCAGTTTGATGGGTGGGAGTTGAGACAGCTGATAAATTTTGTGGCTGTAAGTCTTATCGCTATATGATAATATGAGCTGTGATTTTTTTGTGtctgaaattttaataataaaacttaGAAATACCTATTCTGTGACTGAAGAAGTTGTCATTTATAAACTTTCTTTATTCACTTTTTTGATGGAAAAGATCTTTgttgtatgatactgtaatgAACTTCTTTGAAGTTTGATCACTGCAAGTTCTCAATACTTGTATTATTTCATAAGTAAATCTTAATCTTCTGTAATGCATTTTGTAGGCAGATGATGGTGTACCTGAGCCAGAAATCATCATTGAAGTTCTGAAGGGCTGCAGGAACAATAACGATTACGCCCTCGCAACCCGTTTCTTGGAAGTAGTGAGGGTAGGTGTTGCTTTAGTTTAAGAAATTAAAGTcattttaatgtataaatgAATGAGTGTTTATTTCTCTCAAACAATATCAATTATACATAaggtacaaaaaatatatttacaaatgtacaatattttgtttacgcaataaattttgcacattttgaTTCCTCTTTTTCCAATTTATTAAACTATCTGCTTTGTAGCAGCCTATCAAAATGTTTGTTGAAAACTAACTTGCAGCTGCTAATTTTTGCCAACAAGAATTCAAAACTGCTCTTTGCTAGATTAGACTTTATATAAGTGCACAATATTCATGTTTGTCTAATCAGAGGTTGATTGCAATACGTTTGgaaattagaaccattttattaagaccttggactttcatttgttctttttcttgcatcaaaacaaattaaaaatgacgctggttgtAATTGAAATATGCAAAGATTGCATTGTCTTAGCTCAAAGGTCAGACAAGTTTTGCTGATTCCATAGAGCCATAGCTGACAagccaacaatgaaatagacaggccaacatcacattgctgtttgacactgCTACCCGAAGTCcaatgttaaaatggttctaattgcACTTATAATGTACCGGTATAATACATGATTTACAGCAGTGAAAAGATAGTTGGTTTATTGTATGTTTTTTCATTATGTAGTTGAAGGGAGGTAACAAAATGTCAGAAACATGGCCCTACATTATGCAAGAGATCGGACCAACCATGCAGGAATTAGGAATTAGCACACTTAAAGAAATGGGATATGAAGAGCCAGAGTTATGGCTGGAAAATGTAGATGACATGTAAATCAGTTTGGTATGTATGATTGTCTAGTCTCATTAAAAGATTCTTGTGGAATTTTGTTAGATATAGGTCttcaatatctttaaaaagctCTCTTGGAACAACAGAACTCCTCtttcaaataataatttgtaaagtCAGACTTGTTCATTTTTAATACACAGATTTCAATAAAGATAGGAAGATAACAATTAACTAAATCTCAGTGCTACACaggtttttgttttcaaaaaggtGAAGCAATAAACCTTTCATCTTTTGTTGGCTATGGCatattgatatatcaatgaaaggtGATTACAGATTAGTCTGTACTTTGATTTGCTCAcaggtattgactattgagctGCTCTTTTGTGAGCAATAGCTTTTATTAATGACTTGCAGATCCAATTCTAGTTTTATTAGACATTCTATCATTCAACAGAGTTACGGACAGGGCTaataaacaatatcaatttGTGTCATAAGGACTGACCTTTTTTTAGTTGAGTTGCGCcctatgtgtgtgtgtattatttatttttttactattctggtaattttatcttttaatttgatttaagaatttgaagattttcttaatatcaaatgTTGAGATGTTTACCGTAATCATTTTACAATATGAAAGAATGGAAAACAAGTTATGAAAGTTTTTTAATGGATTATTATGCATGGAGATGAAATTTATCAAGGAGAGGACATTCTAAGTTTTTGGAACTTGTGTCCAATCCTTTTGGcatttgtcaataaaatatgttcaactcAAATTTATCAAATGTATTCAAGATACAGTCATTGTAAAACAGAAGTAAAGTTTatgcacttaaaaaaaatgtttttatgccctgtagatttaaagaaatttgcTCTCAGGAGAGATAAAAATCATCATCACAAAAATCCATACAGTAGAAAACTGATTTGTTTGCCTCTTTGGGATATTATGtacatggaaaaaaaaaaaaacaaagcaaattTTCACCATGAGAGcagtaaaaaaatcaaatgcctTAAAGGAATCTTCTGTAGGAAATAAGCTTTTTTTGTAGATTTCAgtgtaattttcataaaaaggtaTTGCTGTAAACTAGAAATTGAAATAAGATTTCCTAGTGTAAGtcatttgcaaatgtaaaatcCTCTAATGATATACCAAGACACTCATAATCAGACTTTATATTTATTAGATGTGAAGTACAGTAATAGTGTATagatattgtacatgtaaattgaataccttatataaatttttcttctgtttttccATTTTCAGAAAATCCTTTGACAAGTTATGAAAGTGttggattttgaaaaaaagacatTATTTTACTTGAAGAACTTTTACCTGTTGTTTCAAGTGCATACCCAAATAAACACATTGAATTACGTGGTATTGGTTTGTTGTATTTCTTCTTGATACTGATGAGATTTTCAGAGACTGAATTAATTAACATCAGTGATAATCCAACAATTATAACCAAATATTTAGTTAATCTATTTGCCAGAATCCATTCATCAGAATCCCaatcttgggggggggggggggggttgcataTAAACTAAaaacttccacacaagtatttaaattcataaattaatatttttacaagCTCCCAGTTTTCTGAAATGtagatttaagaaaacattCTATTGTGAGAATAATAGGGGGCTGACCAGTCCTCCCTCCCCTGATGCTGTAAGAGTAAGTATTGAGACAGATTAGGTTAATATTTAGTGgtgaaaaattaaaagcatCTTCGTATCAGTTTGCATATACTTATTAAACTTCTGGGATTAATCCATTCAaagaattttattaatttcaaataatgatAAACATGAATGATGAGAAACCCTGGTCTGAACCAAGGCTTTCTTCCACTTTACTCTCATAGGAATCTGAACCTAAGAAGAAATTTCTGAATGGAATATGTATATTGATCCCTTCTTCAGTAATGCACCAATCCACACACTCTTCACGGgtggaatgggggggggggggagggggataCAAGGGATAATTTTTTATGGGAGGATGGTCCGTGGGGGATATTTTAGGTATTTTTACTCTAATATAGATTTAACTGACTTGCCCAGTTAGGCCTGGATCCCCGTCCTCACCTAGATCCAGagttggcaaaaaaaaaaaaaaaaaaaaaaattggcaaatACTCTAATTTCCTGTGAAGGTGGGAAATACTAAtatttcccgggaaatactgggaaataaaATACAAGGCTGGATCCGCACATGACAGTTCGACAAAACGCCGTGATGCAGACATGCATACGCAATGAGAACGAGAGTGAATTCTCTTTGGTGTAAAATGaatcaaggtacatgtatatcataaaattactttaaagGGATGAAATCAATGTATGCTTTTTGCATGTTTATTTTCCCATACTAATGAAAGTGGTGAAGACGACATTGTTCAAAACTTTGCTAAAACACCTGTAAAGCCCCATAGAGCGTCCTCGatctagaaaaataaaatcttctgAACACATTTATTAACTGGTTCATGCGGTGACGACCGACCTTAAACTCTTGATACATTTAATTCTATTCAGAATGGCCCTGTCGTTTAACCTGAACACAATAAAATTACGTAATAGATATTAACACATTCTTTTAAGATAAGAATCCTTAATTCAAATGGTTAAAACTTCCATGGACCGACAAGGTCAAAGCATTCACTGAAGTGAAAAACTGGATTACCATTCTCATTCATAATATTTCTTCAAAACAGAAAGCAGTCGTGTAGTCTTAAGCTATGCCATATTCCAAATGATGtgtttataatgcatatgtagTACCGATGCGAATCATGcagaccggggggggggggcttcacCCTTACACTTTCCCTTATATAATACATTATCAATTACTCCAATCCGATTCtcaaaatgttacaattttaaataaaataatggaACTACTTTCTTAGTTTGCAATATGgttcaataattttaaactgTTATTTTTTAAGTCTATTATTTCTTGACTTCTCTATCCCTTATCTGTTTTTACAAgtattaattttaatacattGTACGTATATTCATGTGTATTACGTACAATTTTGATCAGTTTCATCTTCTACTCCAAAACTACTAGactaatttcaaccaaattttgcACGTTGCATTATTGAGAGAATTTAAGGGGATTCGTGTTTTTTCAAATAAAGGTCCAAGCTGTCTTAAAATGGgagataattttgaaatattgaaaattcataggactggtatattttataaattttcacacaggcacctgacgtcaTATATTAAAGCactatgagctgtatttttcagaattttattttgttgcaaaaagctgctagtatgataagtctgcatgtatCTTAAACTTTTGTGATAAATAAGGtttgaacaattatttttgtcagaggaaagatttTTCTTCtcaggaatatatagcaaattaatttttgtacaggacgacaataattaatttatgttCCAATAAAGGCTTCTTAACTgccatttcacaaaaaaatatggctaaaagatattttaaaaccatgatatttttgtcattttagtataaaataacattttcgtaaaaaaatcaattgcagctcatattgctttaagtatATTCCCTCAATACCTACTATGATTTATTAGGGAGAGGGTATACAATTTTTATcatgagaaaaatatacatgtttgtcAGTTGCCTGTGAGTTTTATGTCAagtttttacatagaaatatacatgtatatataaatggaAGTGGAAAAGAATTGTCTTTTGGCCTATGCTCCACAGGAGAGCGATAAAGGCTAAAGTCAAGTGAAGTCATAACGAGAAAAATTTTCCCTGGAACCAATTGGCCtgaaagctgtaacttttttaagaGTATCTTCatgtagtgtaaatttaagttggttcaaatcatgatccccaggggtaaggtggggccacaatgggggtgaATCAATAGATTGTTTTAAAGAGACACTACAGctaatttttctcattttgttttttttttcttttttttaaacagttcaataaaagaattgaaattatgAATGTACCGAAAGTTCGAATCTTTTTACTACTGCAATAATAAGTTCGTGATTGTGTGTAAAGATATTCCGGAATTTAAAATGTATACCAATATCGACTTGAACTTTGAAATGTTATTAACATCACGGGGTTCACGACAGCAGTTGTGAATGGAATATTGGATGAAGTTGCTTATAAATAAACAggtactgaaaaaaaattcatgcacaGGAACATGCACACAACAAGTTAAACACTCTTATAATAGAATTAATGGTATATTGATGACAcagggatatatatatatatatatatatatatatatatatatatatatatatatatatatatatatatatatatatatatatatatatatatatatatatatatatatatatatatatatatatatatatatatatata is part of the Crassostrea angulata isolate pt1a10 chromosome 3, ASM2561291v2, whole genome shotgun sequence genome and encodes:
- the LOC128177344 gene encoding protein JTB-like, yielding MMFDFCTKKKMALAVALLFGISLVTLVVESAWPSHHKIQAVKFPSNLVPLNKSCPTKKAKAVSDCERCSKDELRKLQPECQETGFKQKIICDNKETFYQNCEITPYMDERNFWIFQAVTFIIFAVSYSLVRVRQKKLDGQLMDKINRQIASGI
- the LOC128177343 gene encoding cytochrome c oxidase subunit 5A, mitochondrial-like, giving the protein MIRSACKRIGLSALNAVSKQIKSGCPSAAAAGLRPYSETGPRPHTSLYPVVSEGTWLEKNNYAQFDGWELRQLINFVAADDGVPEPEIIIEVLKGCRNNNDYALATRFLEVVRLKGGNKMSETWPYIMQEIGPTMQELGISTLKEMGYEEPELWLENVDDM